The region AGAACAAGAGGCTATGGAAGCTTTAATAGCAGTGCCTTTGGGAATTGGAGTCACCTATAAATTAGGGGCGAAAGATATTGTGAATTTAAATGCAGAATTTGGTTATCGTTTTACATCCTCTCCTGACTTGGGTGGTAATTTGACTGATGATGCCAGCAACTATACTTTTTCTTCACTGGGCTTATTGTTTAATTTGGGTCGTCCTGGTTTGACTCCTCAGAAAATTACTGCTGATATGGTAAGAGAGGATGTAGAGAAAGAGGTGTCTGAGAAATTTGGAAAACAGATTGATGCTAAAATTAAAGCAGAAACCAAGCCTATTAAAGATGATTTAGCTAAACAGTCAGTGGCCGTAGCTAATAATCAGGAGCAATTGAATATTCTACAAGAAGAATTAGAAGCTAGAACAAATGCAATCAAAGAACAATTAGCTGGAGAGGTTTCTGAGGATGCTAATGGTAATATGGTGGTGCGTTCTGCAGGCTCTGGTTCAGGAATTGATATGACCAGTATCTATTTTGCTTTTAACTCTACCTATATCACTCCAGCTATGGAGAGAGAGATTGCGGTTATTGGTAAGATGCTAAAGAAAAACAAGAAATTAAAGTGTGAAGTTGTAGGGAATGCTAGTAATGTTGGTAGTCCTGAGTATAATATGCAACTAAGCCAAAAAAGAGCAGAAGCTGTCATGAATATGTTGATTGATGAATTTAAAATTGATGCAGAAAGATTAACATTAAGCAATAATGGTCTTGATGAGCCTTTAGCAGAGAATATTAAAAGAATTAATCGCAGGGTCGATTTAATTATTCAGTAATGCGGTAAACCGAAATTGATCTGAACAACATAGGGGGAATCCTAGGCTGAAAAGGCTAGGGTTTTTTTGTGTGTTTAGAACCTTGTAGTTTAAAAAATCATATTCCATATTTCCTTTTGAAGACAAGTTTGATGCTGAGTAATCAATAATTCTATTTGTTCAAGTATCGGATGTCTCCCGATGGTATACTGAAACAGCTGGAACTCGCCTAGGGGGGTAATTAGGTCTCGTTTTAAGATTATACGTTACTCTT is a window of Lentimicrobium sp. L6 DNA encoding:
- a CDS encoding OmpA family protein, with the protein product MKNRSIRYFFTALFAFAFVFSGSVNAQEQTDEKKEQTEKKEEAPKKKIQAGVIKEDAKTNGFLHNWYVGVKGGATFFLSPLKDNPFSWGAGVSLGKQLNTKVGLRADYVYGNMKSDGEFVKLNEDGSYYKNNLSANVDFMEISLLLKLSLNDFFYSKSPKYLRELYLIGGGAYTMYRTEITDSNGAFLTGTGYTLAGEQEAMEALIAVPLGIGVTYKLGAKDIVNLNAEFGYRFTSSPDLGGNLTDDASNYTFSSLGLLFNLGRPGLTPQKITADMVREDVEKEVSEKFGKQIDAKIKAETKPIKDDLAKQSVAVANNQEQLNILQEELEARTNAIKEQLAGEVSEDANGNMVVRSAGSGSGIDMTSIYFAFNSTYITPAMEREIAVIGKMLKKNKKLKCEVVGNASNVGSPEYNMQLSQKRAEAVMNMLIDEFKIDAERLTLSNNGLDEPLAENIKRINRRVDLIIQ